Genomic window (Verrucomicrobiia bacterium):
CGCAAACCGGACGAAAGTCCGCAGCACAAAGTCAAAATTGAGCCGTTCTGGATGGGTACCTACGAGGTGACTTGGGACGAGTATTTGTTGTTTGTTTATCCGGATGATGAGAAGAAATTGCGCGAAACGTATCCGACGGATCCGGAAATCAACGCGATTTCGGATGCGGTATCGCATCCCTCCAAACCTTACATGGACATGAGCTTCGGCATGGGCAAGAGCGGATTTCCCGCCATCGCCATGACGCAGCACGCCGCGAATAAATTCTGCCACTGGCTTTCCGCCAAGACCGGGCAGTTTTATCGTCTGCCCACGGAGGCGGAGTGGGAATACGCCTGCCGCGCCGGCACCACCACGGCCTATTCATTTGGCGATGACCCCGATGAGTTGCCGAAATACGCCTGGTTTTTTGATAACAGTAATTCCAAGTACCAACGTGTCGGGAAGAAGAAGCCCAACCCGTGGGGATTGTACGACATGCACGGCAACGTGGTGGAATGGGTGCTCGATCAATACGATCCGAATTATTACCAGACGCTCGGGAACGGCGCGACCACCGAACCTTGGAATCGGGCCACGCAGCCGTACCCGCACGCCGTGCGCGGTGGCTCCTGGGATGATGACGCTCCGGCGTTGCGCAGCGCCGCGCGTCGCGGTTCCGAACGCGCCTGGAAGATGACCGATCCGCAATTGCCCAAGGGCATGTGGTGGTTCACTGATGTTTCGTTCGTCGGCTTCCGTGTCGTGCGTCCGCTGGCGGTTCCGCCTCCCGAGCAAATGGCGAAATACTGGATCAGCGGAGTCGAAAAAGATTGAAACTTTGCCCAAGAAACTGTTGCCTAGTTCAAACCATAAAATTAAAGAATCCACATGAACACACAAGAAACCAACATCACGCCGGTCTCTCGTCGGCGCTTCCTGAAAAACTCCAGTCTGGCGACGGCCTCGGCCGTGGCCGCCATGAGTTTTCCCAACATTTTACACGCGCAAACCAAGCCGGAATTCAAGGCGGTCATTGTGGGCTTGGGCGGACGCGGAACCGGTGCGGGAGGTAATTTTTTGGAGGCGGCCAAGACCCTTGGAGTCAACGCCACCATCGTTGGCTTGGCTGATCTCTTTCCCGGTCAGATTGGCGCGTGCCGCCAAACCTTGAGCAAAGTGGGCGTCGAAGTGCCCACCGCCAATTGTTTCTCGGGATTCGACGCTTACTTGAAGGCGATCAATTTGCCGGGCGTCAACTACGTCATTCTGGCGACGCCGCCGGGATTCCGCCCCGCGCAGTTCACGGCCGCGATTGCCGCCGGCAAACATGTGTTCACTGAAAAGCCGGTGGCCGTGGATGGTCCTGGCGCGCGGATGATGTACGCGGCTGGAGAGGTGGCTAAAAAGAAGGGACTCAAAGTGGTGTCGGGAACGCAACGTCGCCATCACTACGCCTACCAGGAAACCATCAAGCGAATTCAGGACGGGGCAATTGGTGACGTGACCGCCTTGCGCGTTTACTGGGTCAATGGAAATCCGATCTGGCATCGCGGAGTGCAAGGCAACAGCGATTTGGAACGACAAATCCATAACTGGTATCACTACATCTGGTTGTGCGCGGATCACATCGTGGAGCAACACGTGCATAACATTGACGTGGGCAACTGGGTCATGGGTAATCAACATCCAATCCGGGCCTGGGGCATGGGCGCGCGGCAGCAACTTGGCGATAAGCCGGGTGAGATTTGGGACAACTTCGCGGTGGAATTCGAGTACGAAAACGGGGTGCGCATGCACAGTTACTGCGGCCAGATCAAACGCGAGTTCTCGGCCGTCCGTGAAGCGGTGGTGGGTTGCACTGGTTGGTCGGATCCGGCGGGCAGCATCCGGCCCAACGCCGGCAAAGCCTGGCGTTATGACGGCAAGCGCACCCCGGAATACATGCAGGAACATGCGGACTTGATCCAGGCGATCATTTCCGACACCGAGCTTAATGAAGTTGAACAGGTGACCAACAGCACGCTGACGGCGATCATGGGTCGCGAAGCGGCTTACAGTGGCGCGGTGGTGGAATGGGATGATATGAAGGCTTCCACTTTTGCCTACGGTCCGGAGCAGCTTTACAAGGACGCCAGCAAGATGGAGTTCGGTCCGTTCCGCACGCTCAAGCCGCCGATGCCCAGCGAGCACGATATTTTCAGCAATCCGCCCCAGGTGCCGGTGGTTTAACCGTTCCGCGGTTAAGCGTGCGGCGCGGTTGCCGGGCGGTCGGTTTCACGTGGCGCAATGACTTGGTTTCACGTCATTGCGCCACTTTGCTTTTCCTGGCTGGGCCGAGTTCGATGAATCTGTCCGTACGTGGCACATTTCGTGCATTTGACCGCCTGATTCGCAGTGCTGTTGTTCCGGGCCTGCAATCGTGGAACATGAAAAACGACATGACTGCCAATCGCCTTCTATTCTGGCTCGGGATGGGAATGCTGTGTTTTATCGGCTCGATTCCGGGTCGCGCTGCGGATCGGCAGCTTCCTTACCTTAAAAGTGAGACAACGACTTACAGCAATGTGACAGTTTACAGCCAGACCGAGCGCGACCTGTATATTCATCATGATGGCGGGTTGGAGAACATCCGCATCAGTGATCTGGACGAGGAGTCGTTGCGCGCGTTGGGGCTGAAGACCGAACCGAAAGAATCGCCCTCAGCCATTTTGCTCGTGAGAGCGAAGGATGTCTCGACCGCCGTGACGCACCTGACCGACTCCATCGGCAACGTCAATTCCACGAACTTCTCCGCCTGGTTGACGCAACTGCGCCAGGACCCGCAACAACTTGTTCCGGCGGGCTGGGGATGGAACATCTTGGCCGCCCTGGGTTTGATTTACTTGTTGGTTTGCCTGGGATTGCGGACCATCTGTCGCAACGCCGGCGCCCCGGCGGGCGCGTTGATTTTTGTGCCCTTGTTACAACTGTTGCCGTTGCTGCGGGCGGCGCGGATGCCGCTCTGGGGCTTCATCCTGTTTTTCATTCCGGTGGTAAACATCGGCATGCAAGTCTGGTGGTCCTTCGCCATCGTCAAAGCCTGCGGCAAAGGGGTGGGCACGGCCATCGCGCTCCTGCTGCCCGTGGTGAACTTGTTGGCCTTCATTTATCTGGCGGTTTCCAAAGGAACTGCTCCGACTGAAGCCGTGATCGCCGCGGACCCGATTCCCAATCAAGCCTAAGCCGGAACGATTCGATTGGAGTTTGGGTGGAACGGGACACTGGCCTGTTCGGTCGGGCTACCAGCCCGGCAGTCGAACGCCAAGAGTGTGAACCCGATGGTGTGCGATCTCTGTGCGCTCGACTGGGCGGCAGGTTGCCGCCCAGAACGGCCAAGTTGGCCGTTCCACCCGGACCAACTGCAAAGTTTCCCCTTCCGTCTGACGCAAAATCATCAACGCGCAAAAGCTCCGGATCGAGGCGGCATTTGAAGTGCTTTGGTAATGATGCGGATTAAACGCCCAGTTATGCGCTTTCAAATTCTGACTCTGGCCACAATCATCAGCATCGCCAGCGCCTGGTCCATCCGGGCCGACGTCACGGGGAATCCTTTGTTCGATGGCTGGACGACTTACGGAAATTCTCTGGCCAGTGGCACTTACGTGTTCGGCTCGGCCAACTACAGTTATCAAACTTTCGGCATGGGTTTGCTGGTGGAAGCCGGGTCCAATTTGGAAATCAGCGACGGGCTTTATTCCTGGGACGTGGGCGACCACATTCTCGCCGTCGGCGGCATTCTGCAAGCGCCCGGCGACCTGGGATGGGCCGTCACCGGCTTGTCCATCAACTCGCGTCTGGCCAGCGTTGGCGGTCCCAAGTTGCAGGTGAAATTTGGCACGAGTGCCGCCACCTGGTCGCCAAGCACCATCGCCCCGGGCAGTGGCAATGGCAGCAGCGGCTCTGGCGCGAGTGGCGGTCGAATTCAAATTTCGACCTCGGGGTATATGTCATTGACCAGTACTCCTTATGCTTGGGACCTGAACTCCGGCCAGCTCCTCGTGCCCACGGCCGATCACATTGTATGGTCGGGTGGCACCTTGGATGAGCGCGTGGCTCGAATGATTTGGAACTTCGATCACGACACTGGCGAGGTCGGCAGTTGGGAGTTGCTCTTGAATGTCTCGTTGGTCAACGAATTGAATCCTGATTACCAGGGGTTGCTGCCAGACTTTGGTGATTTCGCCATCATGACGGTGCAGGATGGGGATAACGCTTACACCGATGCGCTGGTCGCGATTATGACCATCCCCGAGCCAACCACCACGCAATTGTTCGTCCTGATGCTCGCGCCCTGGGTGCTGCGAAAACTTCGTGCGGCGCGGCCCGGTTCCGCCGCGTAAGGGCGCGGGGCCATTCCCCGTCTGATCAAGGTGTCGGCGGTTTGGTTGGCGTGTGCGGATCGTAATGGGCGCGAATCCCGCCGGTCAGACTCTGAACCTGAAATCCATTCTGCGCCAGAATGCGCGCCGCGAAGTAGGACGTTTTACCCAGCGCACAAACCGTCACCACGAGACGGTTGCGATCCAGTTCCTGGAGCCGTCCCCGCAGCGCTCCCAGCGGAATGTTGATGACTTCACGGTGCGGCACCGGATGGCTCTTGGCCAGCACCGGCGGGCGCACATCAAGAATCTGCGCGTTCGGATCATCAGGGAGTTCTTCCACCGGCGCTACGAGTCCATCGCGGGTGTTGCCCGCGGCGAAGCCCGCGAGGTTGATGATGTCTTTCGCCGCGCCGAACGGCGGCGCATAGGCCAGTTCCAACTGGGCCAGATCTTCAATCGTCAATTCGCCGGTGATGGCCGTGGCCAGCACGTCCAGGCGCTTGTCCACGCCCGCCGCGCCGCTGACTTGCGCGCCCAAAATGCGGCCCGTATCCGGCGCCCAAATGAGTTTGAGCAACAGTAATTTCGCGTCGGGATAATAATTCGCGTGGTGATGCGCGTTGACGAGCACCGAACGGTACGCGCGTCCGGCCGCTTGTAACCGCTTCTCGGACCAACCGGTGATTCCGGCCGCCACATCGAATGCGCGCACAATGGCTGTGCCCAACGCGCCGGGATAAGGTCGCGTCTGCGTGGGACAAAAAATATGATCCGCCGCAAG
Coding sequences:
- a CDS encoding DUF5684 domain-containing protein encodes the protein MTANRLLFWLGMGMLCFIGSIPGRAADRQLPYLKSETTTYSNVTVYSQTERDLYIHHDGGLENIRISDLDEESLRALGLKTEPKESPSAILLVRAKDVSTAVTHLTDSIGNVNSTNFSAWLTQLRQDPQQLVPAGWGWNILAALGLIYLLVCLGLRTICRNAGAPAGALIFVPLLQLLPLLRAARMPLWGFILFFIPVVNIGMQVWWSFAIVKACGKGVGTAIALLLPVVNLLAFIYLAVSKGTAPTEAVIAADPIPNQA
- a CDS encoding Gfo/Idh/MocA family oxidoreductase is translated as MNTQETNITPVSRRRFLKNSSLATASAVAAMSFPNILHAQTKPEFKAVIVGLGGRGTGAGGNFLEAAKTLGVNATIVGLADLFPGQIGACRQTLSKVGVEVPTANCFSGFDAYLKAINLPGVNYVILATPPGFRPAQFTAAIAAGKHVFTEKPVAVDGPGARMMYAAGEVAKKKGLKVVSGTQRRHHYAYQETIKRIQDGAIGDVTALRVYWVNGNPIWHRGVQGNSDLERQIHNWYHYIWLCADHIVEQHVHNIDVGNWVMGNQHPIRAWGMGARQQLGDKPGEIWDNFAVEFEYENGVRMHSYCGQIKREFSAVREAVVGCTGWSDPAGSIRPNAGKAWRYDGKRTPEYMQEHADLIQAIISDTELNEVEQVTNSTLTAIMGREAAYSGAVVEWDDMKASTFAYGPEQLYKDASKMEFGPFRTLKPPMPSEHDIFSNPPQVPVV